From one Lolium rigidum isolate FL_2022 chromosome 4, APGP_CSIRO_Lrig_0.1, whole genome shotgun sequence genomic stretch:
- the LOC124706483 gene encoding uncharacterized protein LOC124706483: protein MAGERRRSGVAAVADAASWCCGLALVALLLVSSLDAGEAEDQGGVVVARGPRMHAGSRRPCEEIYVVVEGETLHSISDRCGDPYILEHNPHVHDPDDVFPGLVIKITPRATAENRN from the coding sequence ATGGCGGGAGAGCGGAGGCGGTCAGGGGTGGCGGCCGTGGCGGACGCGGCGTCGTGGTGCTGCGGGCTGGCGCTGGTGGCGCTGCTGCTGGTGTCGTCGCTCGACGCCGGCGAGGCGGAGGATCAAGGTGGAGTGGTGGTGGCCCGCGGCCCGCGGATGCACGCGGGGTCACGGAGGCCATGCGAGGAGATATACGTGGTGGTGGAGGGGGAGACGCTGCACAGCATCAGCGACAGGTGCGGCGACCCCTACATCCTGGAGCACAACCCGCACGTCCACGACCCCGACGACGTCTTCCCGGGACTCGTCATCAAGATCACGCCGCGCGCCACCGCCGAGAACCGCAACTGA